From one Gemmatimonadales bacterium genomic stretch:
- a CDS encoding YceI family protein, producing the protein MLRIARVAVTLGSLVLAPVGLAAQAPEAPPLPTWNIDVAHSEVTFRIRHFMSRVSGTFTDWSGAILGDPTNWASGTVSVTINAASIDTRNDRRDADLRSGRFFAVDSFPTITFVGRTVAQVGDSLTIAGDLTMRGVTRPVILKGVALGVMPGERPRAGFEVVTTLNRLEYGVVYNRVLEGGGSMLGDDVEIRINVEALRQTTP; encoded by the coding sequence ATGCTTCGGATTGCTCGTGTCGCTGTCACGCTCGGCAGCCTCGTCCTCGCCCCTGTCGGCCTTGCCGCCCAGGCGCCAGAGGCTCCCCCGCTGCCCACCTGGAACATCGACGTCGCGCATTCCGAGGTGACGTTCCGCATCCGGCACTTCATGAGCCGGGTCAGCGGCACCTTTACCGACTGGTCCGGCGCTATTCTGGGCGACCCGACCAACTGGGCCAGCGGCACGGTTTCCGTCACGATCAACGCGGCCAGCATCGACACTCGCAACGACCGCCGTGACGCCGACCTGCGCTCGGGCCGGTTCTTCGCCGTCGACAGCTTTCCGACCATCACCTTCGTCGGTCGGACCGTGGCGCAGGTGGGCGACTCGCTCACCATCGCCGGGGACCTGACCATGCGAGGGGTGACCAGGCCGGTCATCCTGAAGGGGGTCGCGCTCGGCGTCATGCCCGGTGAACGGCCGCGCGCGGGGTTCGAGGTGGTCACGACCCTCAACCGTCTCGAGTACGGCGTCGTCTACAATCGTGTCCTGGAAGGGGGCGGGAGCATGCTGGGTGACGACGTCGAGATCCGCATCAACGTCGAGGCGCTGCGGCAGACGACGCCGTAG
- a CDS encoding zf-HC2 domain-containing protein produces MSHPDEGTIQMLLDGELDAIERGRVERHIAECASCAANLAEARAFLEEADRLVEVLAVPPRAAQPRASRSRRTLVRTLAWAASIVIAVGAGYWARGSTPLTPDTAILQDGEAGPTPNTAPPPLAARDEPVRAAVPAESGTRRDTDAGKTTGEAKAAAPARANELAPKAIAPSPASPTIAIRAERAAQPEALAADQAVSRWRVISMEEAVRLLGGQLRLIDGLTPDRVETGPGTAVAGADPALPLVRVVYAAGAVILDQQRPMLVADTRQGNAAKPVGGVGGVAQESSATAWQQQGEIRFVVTGNVSTDSLKALGERVR; encoded by the coding sequence ATGTCGCATCCTGACGAAGGCACCATCCAGATGCTCCTCGACGGGGAGCTCGATGCCATCGAGCGCGGGCGCGTGGAGCGCCACATCGCGGAATGTGCTTCCTGCGCCGCAAACCTGGCCGAGGCGCGCGCGTTCCTCGAGGAGGCAGATCGGCTGGTGGAGGTACTGGCCGTGCCGCCGCGGGCGGCCCAGCCCCGCGCCTCCCGCAGTCGGCGCACGCTGGTGCGGACCCTCGCCTGGGCCGCCAGCATCGTGATCGCGGTGGGCGCGGGGTACTGGGCGCGGGGTTCGACGCCGCTCACACCCGACACCGCGATCCTGCAGGATGGGGAGGCGGGTCCGACGCCGAATACCGCCCCACCACCGCTGGCGGCACGGGATGAGCCTGTGCGCGCTGCGGTGCCGGCGGAATCGGGTACGCGCAGAGATACCGACGCCGGGAAGACGACGGGCGAGGCGAAGGCCGCGGCTCCGGCCCGTGCAAACGAATTGGCGCCGAAGGCGATCGCTCCGTCGCCGGCGAGCCCGACGATCGCCATCAGGGCGGAGCGGGCGGCCCAGCCGGAGGCGCTCGCCGCGGATCAGGCGGTCAGCCGCTGGCGCGTCATTTCAATGGAGGAGGCGGTGCGGTTGCTCGGCGGTCAGCTGCGGCTGATCGATGGGCTGACGCCGGATCGCGTGGAGACCGGCCCGGGCACGGCCGTGGCGGGTGCGGATCCCGCGCTGCCACTGGTGCGCGTGGTGTATGCGGCCGGCGCGGTCATCCTCGACCAGCAACGGCCCATGCTCGTGGCGGATACGCGGCAGGGAAACGCCGCCAAGCCCGTCGGGGGCGTCGGGGGCGTCGCCCAGGAGTCGTCCGCCACCGCCTGGCAGCAGCAGGGAGAGATTCGATTCGTGGTGACGGGGAATGTGTCGACCGACTCGCTCAAGGCACTGGGCGAGCGGGTGCGGTAA
- a CDS encoding sigma-70 family RNA polymerase sigma factor: MTADLAALFREHHAALVRVLYRRTGDHDRAEDIAQETFARAVAAPPRNPRPWLFAVALNLVREDGRKAVRRGRRLELYRAESPQSAPAADQAMDRSDNVRAVQDALATLGERDREALLLKAEGFNYDEIAETLGLAKGAVGTTLSRARRKLVEAYRTQGGRNVAS, encoded by the coding sequence ATGACAGCAGACCTGGCCGCCCTCTTCCGTGAACACCACGCCGCCCTCGTCCGGGTTCTCTACCGGCGGACGGGGGATCACGACCGTGCGGAAGACATCGCCCAGGAGACCTTTGCCCGGGCCGTGGCCGCTCCCCCCCGCAACCCCCGGCCCTGGCTCTTTGCCGTGGCGCTGAACCTGGTTCGCGAGGATGGGCGGAAGGCGGTGCGGCGGGGACGGCGGCTCGAGTTGTACCGCGCGGAATCGCCGCAGTCGGCGCCGGCGGCGGACCAGGCCATGGACCGGTCCGACAATGTGCGCGCGGTGCAGGACGCCCTGGCGACGCTGGGCGAGCGGGACCGCGAGGCGCTGTTGCTCAAGGCCGAAGGCTTCAACTACGATGAAATCGCCGAGACGCTCGGCCTCGCCAAGGGAGCGGTCGGGACGACGCTGTCGAGAGCGCGGCGCAAGCTGGTCGAGGCGTACCGCACGCAGGGAGGGCGGAATGTCGCATCCTGA
- a CDS encoding VIT domain-containing protein, which produces MRRRFPLALVLVASAASPAGAQGWVEVVARPVSIRPAPIGGPVIRTQSNVRITLDGRIARVEVEERFRNTGSGIAEGTYLYPLPGEAVFTGYSLWMGDQELQGEMQTADQARSVYEEIVRRQRDPALLTYAGHGLIRAQIFPIQPGETRKIVLRYTQVLGRDGDALRLRYAIGPRTTSRSQGDEGTPQDLFSMSVTAPGEATFGTPYSPTHNVTSRRTGGRLVVTVPGTASGDLDLLFPLRRGLVGASVLTHASAGEDGYYMLLLAPPDAATSEALPRDLTLVVDVSGSMSGTKLEQAKAALTQALGALGARDRFRLIAFSSGVTEFRTGLTPATRANVTSAQDFVASLSAGGGTNIEGALDVALGGSRNAERVSLVVFMTDGLPSVGQTQPEQIASAAGSRIGGSRIFTVGVGTDVNTFLLDMLAKEGRGSATYVAPNADVEVAVGTLLGRIRHPALTNLRIVSAPVTLLESQPAQLPDLFYGEELVVFGRYRGTGSGNVVIEGQRNGRRERFTATARFTSRQPDNAFVPPLWASRKIGELTRTARLEGASPAIIEEIRQLGLRYGLLTEYTSYLVLEPGAVVPPEVAPELRGGRDAAKRMTGQAAFNRAEASSREAEVKTLAAADAAADERLARTPPAVGGVRADSRRIAGRIFVDRDGTWTDMTYKPESPVVAVKPFSPAYFELVQALPELASWLSVGDQAVIAGIRISIRIDPAGISSWRGTKLATTVRDFRGQ; this is translated from the coding sequence ATGCGTCGTCGATTCCCTCTCGCGCTGGTGCTCGTCGCCAGCGCGGCCTCCCCGGCCGGTGCTCAGGGCTGGGTCGAGGTCGTAGCCCGTCCTGTGTCCATTCGGCCCGCCCCGATCGGCGGGCCCGTCATCCGCACCCAGAGCAATGTCCGCATCACCCTCGACGGCCGGATCGCCCGCGTCGAAGTGGAGGAGCGCTTCCGCAACACCGGAAGCGGCATCGCCGAAGGCACCTACCTCTATCCGCTGCCCGGCGAGGCCGTCTTTACCGGCTACTCCCTCTGGATGGGCGACCAGGAACTGCAGGGAGAAATGCAGACGGCCGACCAGGCCCGGTCGGTGTACGAAGAGATCGTGCGGCGCCAGCGGGATCCGGCGCTGCTCACCTATGCCGGCCATGGACTGATCCGCGCGCAGATCTTCCCGATTCAACCAGGCGAAACCCGAAAAATCGTCCTCCGCTACACCCAGGTGCTCGGCCGCGATGGCGACGCCCTGCGCCTGCGCTACGCGATCGGTCCGCGCACCACGTCGCGCAGTCAGGGGGATGAGGGCACTCCGCAGGACCTCTTCTCCATGTCCGTGACCGCGCCCGGCGAGGCGACCTTCGGCACGCCCTATTCGCCGACCCACAACGTGACATCCCGACGCACTGGCGGCCGGCTCGTGGTCACCGTGCCCGGCACCGCGTCGGGGGATCTCGACCTGCTCTTCCCGCTCCGTCGCGGGCTGGTCGGCGCCAGCGTCCTGACGCACGCCTCCGCTGGTGAAGACGGCTACTACATGCTCCTGCTGGCCCCACCGGACGCCGCCACCAGCGAGGCCCTGCCCCGCGACCTGACCCTGGTGGTCGACGTATCGGGGTCGATGTCCGGCACCAAGCTCGAACAGGCCAAAGCCGCCCTCACGCAGGCGCTCGGCGCCCTCGGCGCGCGGGATCGGTTCCGCCTCATCGCCTTTTCGTCCGGGGTGACCGAATTCCGCACCGGCCTCACCCCCGCCACCCGCGCCAACGTGACCAGTGCGCAAGACTTCGTGGCCAGCCTCTCCGCCGGAGGCGGCACCAACATCGAGGGGGCGCTCGACGTCGCCCTCGGCGGGTCACGGAACGCAGAGCGCGTTTCGCTGGTGGTCTTCATGACCGACGGCCTCCCGTCCGTCGGTCAGACCCAGCCGGAGCAGATCGCCTCCGCGGCTGGCAGCCGGATCGGAGGATCCCGCATCTTTACTGTCGGCGTCGGGACCGACGTCAACACCTTCCTCCTCGACATGCTGGCCAAGGAAGGGCGTGGCAGCGCAACGTACGTGGCCCCAAACGCCGACGTCGAGGTGGCGGTGGGCACCTTGCTGGGACGGATTCGGCATCCGGCGCTGACCAACCTCCGCATCGTGAGTGCTCCGGTCACGCTGCTGGAGTCCCAGCCGGCCCAACTGCCCGATCTCTTCTATGGCGAGGAATTGGTCGTCTTCGGGCGGTACCGCGGGACCGGCAGCGGTAACGTGGTCATCGAGGGGCAGCGGAACGGCCGGCGCGAGCGGTTCACCGCCACCGCCCGCTTCACCAGCCGCCAGCCCGACAACGCGTTCGTTCCACCGCTCTGGGCCTCCCGGAAGATCGGGGAGCTCACACGGACGGCCCGGCTCGAAGGCGCATCGCCTGCCATCATCGAGGAAATCCGCCAGCTCGGATTGCGCTATGGACTCCTGACCGAGTACACCTCGTATCTCGTGCTCGAACCCGGCGCCGTGGTGCCGCCGGAAGTGGCCCCGGAACTCCGTGGCGGGCGCGACGCGGCCAAGCGGATGACTGGCCAGGCGGCGTTCAACAGGGCCGAGGCGAGCTCGCGCGAGGCGGAGGTCAAGACGCTCGCGGCCGCCGATGCCGCGGCCGATGAACGGCTTGCCCGCACGCCACCCGCGGTGGGCGGCGTCCGCGCGGACTCACGCCGGATCGCCGGCCGGATCTTCGTGGACCGCGACGGCACCTGGACCGACATGACGTACAAGCCGGAGAGTCCCGTCGTGGCGGTGAAGCCGTTCAGCCCGGCGTATTTCGAGCTGGTGCAGGCGTTGCCCGAACTGGCATCGTGGCTCAGTGTTGGCGACCAGGCCGTCATCGCCGGCATCCGGATCAGCATTCGCATCGATCCGGCCGGTATCAGCAGCTGGCGGGGCACCAAGCTCGCCACCACGGTCCGCGACTTCCGCGGGCAGTGA
- a CDS encoding DMT family transporter, whose translation MIPTQRARLQLVIAAVLFSTGGAVIKATAMTSWQVACLRSGIAAVALAMLLPGAMRSIRPRTFLVSLAYAATLVLFVKANKLTTSANTIFLQATGPLYILLLAPWLLKEKIRLPDVGFMAVVAVGLMLFFTGTDVPVRTAPAPFQGNVLAALSGFTWALTLMGLRWMGADESGGSPAGAVVLGNGFAFLATLPMSLPFSGIGAGDWVAIVYLGVFQIALAYAFVTRAVGKLPALEISIILLVEPVLNPVWSWLVHGERPGSWALAGGALILGATGLRSILASRASGRVAARA comes from the coding sequence ATGATTCCCACCCAACGGGCCCGTCTCCAGCTGGTGATCGCGGCCGTGCTGTTCTCGACCGGTGGGGCGGTCATCAAGGCCACGGCCATGACCAGCTGGCAGGTGGCGTGCCTCCGTTCCGGCATCGCGGCGGTGGCGCTGGCCATGCTGCTCCCCGGCGCGATGCGCAGCATTCGGCCGCGAACCTTCCTGGTGTCGCTTGCCTATGCCGCCACGCTGGTGCTCTTCGTGAAGGCGAACAAGCTCACCACGTCGGCGAATACGATCTTCCTGCAGGCGACCGGGCCGCTCTACATCCTCCTCCTGGCCCCCTGGCTGCTGAAGGAGAAGATCCGGCTCCCGGACGTCGGGTTCATGGCCGTCGTCGCCGTCGGCCTGATGCTGTTCTTTACCGGGACGGACGTGCCGGTCCGAACCGCGCCCGCGCCGTTCCAGGGCAATGTCCTGGCCGCGTTGTCCGGCTTCACCTGGGCGCTGACGCTGATGGGGCTGCGCTGGATGGGGGCCGATGAGTCGGGGGGATCGCCGGCGGGGGCGGTGGTGCTGGGCAACGGCTTCGCGTTCCTGGCCACGCTTCCAATGTCGCTTCCATTCAGCGGCATCGGCGCCGGGGACTGGGTCGCCATTGTCTACCTCGGAGTCTTCCAGATCGCCCTCGCCTATGCCTTCGTCACGCGGGCCGTAGGGAAACTCCCCGCACTCGAGATTTCCATCATCCTCCTGGTGGAACCGGTGCTCAACCCCGTCTGGTCCTGGCTGGTCCATGGGGAGCGGCCCGGCTCGTGGGCGCTGGCAGGTGGCGCGTTGATCCTCGGGGCCACCGGACTCCGCTCCATTCTGGCCAGTCGTGCATCTGGCCGGGTCGCCGCGCGTGCCTGA
- a CDS encoding aminotransferase class IV, with product MPEAPRVLMALLETVRVRDGRVPLWSLHEARARRSAAALGYSIPAELVPPSGGPDRICRIAYASRERVLVTTRQLEEPKGLRLRTALLPHRGYRHKTTDREWLDVARLDAAARGGDDVLFLSEEGFVAESSIWSLFWWDQGVLTAPPLDLGILPGVARARLAEVAGGLQEGSLPGAQLSAHGGFAANAARGIVPLVEVDGIQVVPNEATALLAEEFWP from the coding sequence GTGCCTGAGGCGCCGCGTGTCCTGATGGCGTTGCTCGAGACAGTGCGCGTCCGAGATGGACGGGTGCCGCTCTGGTCGCTCCACGAGGCGCGAGCCCGGCGGAGCGCCGCGGCACTCGGCTACTCCATTCCGGCGGAACTCGTGCCTCCCTCGGGCGGGCCCGACCGGATCTGCCGGATTGCCTACGCCAGCCGAGAGCGGGTCCTGGTCACGACCCGGCAACTCGAGGAGCCGAAGGGGCTGCGACTCCGCACGGCCCTGCTGCCTCATCGCGGCTACCGGCACAAGACGACCGATCGGGAATGGCTGGACGTGGCGCGGCTCGATGCCGCGGCGCGCGGCGGGGATGACGTCCTCTTTCTTTCGGAGGAGGGATTCGTTGCCGAGTCCTCGATCTGGAGTCTCTTCTGGTGGGATCAGGGTGTGCTGACCGCACCGCCGCTCGATCTCGGAATCCTGCCGGGCGTGGCCCGCGCCCGGCTCGCCGAGGTGGCGGGCGGGCTGCAGGAGGGTTCTCTTCCGGGGGCGCAGCTGTCGGCGCACGGCGGGTTTGCCGCCAACGCGGCGCGGGGGATCGTCCCCTTGGTGGAAGTCGATGGGATTCAAGTGGTTCCCAACGAGGCGACGGCGCTGCTGGCCGAGGAGTTCTGGCCTTGA